In Vagococcus hydrophili, one DNA window encodes the following:
- a CDS encoding lysophospholipid acyltransferase family protein: protein MYRFLLGVVRVLTFLINTNARYIGRNNLPKDENYVLVGPHRTWFEPLYFAMGAWPRKFSFMAKKELFNNKFLGFILKKCHVFPVDRENPGPSAIKTPVRALKNTDLSVMVFPSGSRYSDDLKGGAAVIAKMAKVKIVPAVYQGPLTFGGLFTKKRVTMAFGEPIDISDIKKLDKEGIAEVERRMQKAFKELDTQINPDFVYHKPVKKEKK from the coding sequence ATGTATCGATTTTTATTAGGCGTTGTACGCGTCTTAACGTTTTTAATTAATACAAATGCCCGTTATATTGGTCGTAATAATTTACCAAAAGACGAAAATTATGTGCTAGTAGGACCACACAGAACGTGGTTTGAACCTCTTTATTTTGCTATGGGAGCTTGGCCAAGAAAATTTTCTTTTATGGCTAAGAAAGAATTATTTAATAATAAATTTTTAGGTTTTATTTTGAAAAAATGCCATGTGTTCCCAGTTGACCGTGAAAATCCTGGACCAAGCGCCATTAAAACTCCAGTGAGAGCCCTTAAAAATACTGATTTAAGCGTTATGGTGTTTCCAAGTGGCAGTCGCTACTCCGATGATTTAAAAGGTGGGGCAGCGGTAATTGCGAAGATGGCAAAAGTGAAGATTGTCCCTGCTGTTTATCAAGGACCTTTAACATTTGGTGGTTTATTTACAAAAAAACGTGTCACAATGGCTTTTGGTGAACCTATTGATATTTCAGATATTAAGAAATTAGACAAAGAAGGTATTGCAGAAGTTGAACGACGTATGCAAAAAGCGTTTAAAGAGTTAGATACACAAATTAACCCAGATTTTGTCTACCATAAACCAGTCAAAAAAGAGAAAAAATAA
- a CDS encoding tRNA1(Val) (adenine(37)-N6)-methyltransferase yields MDHLLQEGERIDQLVSQGVQIIQSPDVFSFSLDAVLLAHFASIPKRGTIVDFCSGNGAVALFMSPRTQAKIIGIELQERLADMGKRSIILNQLEEQLEMKQLDIKEITPEIKSDSVDFITCNPPYFKEQPNSKKNPNPYYAIARHEIHLQLDDVFSSASKILKMNGKIAMVHRPDRLMDILDSMRRHRIAPKRIQFIYPKEHKEANTILIEGIKDGKTDGLKILPPLYVYGEDNEYLPTIKEMLHGSR; encoded by the coding sequence ATGGATCATTTATTACAAGAGGGAGAAAGAATTGACCAACTGGTGTCTCAAGGCGTTCAAATTATCCAAAGCCCTGATGTCTTTTCTTTTTCACTAGATGCTGTTCTTTTAGCCCACTTTGCTTCTATTCCTAAAAGAGGAACGATTGTGGATTTTTGTTCTGGGAACGGAGCTGTGGCACTTTTTATGTCCCCAAGAACACAGGCTAAGATTATTGGTATTGAGCTTCAAGAACGCTTAGCTGATATGGGTAAACGAAGCATCATTCTTAACCAATTAGAAGAACAATTAGAAATGAAACAACTAGATATTAAAGAAATTACACCTGAAATAAAAAGTGATTCGGTAGATTTTATTACATGTAATCCGCCTTATTTTAAAGAGCAACCTAATAGTAAGAAAAATCCAAATCCCTATTATGCGATTGCCCGTCACGAAATTCACCTGCAATTAGATGACGTCTTTTCATCTGCTTCTAAGATTTTAAAAATGAATGGGAAAATTGCTATGGTTCACAGGCCAGATCGCTTAATGGATATTTTGGATAGTATGAGACGGCATAGAATCGCGCCTAAACGAATTCAATTCATTTACCCTAAAGAACATAAAGAAGCCAACACGATATTGATTGAAGGAATTAAAGACGGGAAAACAGATGGCTTAAAAATATTACCCCCTTTATATGTTTATGGTGAAGATAATGAGTACCTACCAACTATTAAGGAAATGCTTCATGGCAGTCGCTAA
- a CDS encoding GIY-YIG nuclease family protein — protein MAVAKEHYFYVLECKDLTYYGGYTTDLARRLEEHNSGKGAKYTRLAKRRPAQMIYHETFTTKSDAMKAEYAFKQLTRPQKEKYIQENS, from the coding sequence ATGGCAGTCGCTAAAGAGCATTACTTCTATGTTTTAGAATGTAAAGACCTTACTTACTACGGAGGCTATACCACAGACTTAGCTCGTCGACTAGAGGAACATAACAGTGGTAAAGGCGCTAAATACACCAGATTAGCTAAAAGACGGCCTGCACAGATGATTTATCACGAAACTTTTACGACTAAAAGTGATGCCATGAAAGCAGAGTATGCCTTTAAGCAATTGACCCGACCACAAAAAGAAAAATATATACAAGAAAACAGCTAA
- a CDS encoding DUF2087 domain-containing protein yields the protein MDEIKKKYFKDNRLTVIPKKEKNKLEVFSYCASFFEEDKEYSEVEINEVIMAFYDDYSIIRRYLVDYHFLERDKYGKVYKKTAKSS from the coding sequence ATGGATGAAATCAAAAAGAAATATTTTAAAGATAACCGTCTCACTGTGATTCCAAAGAAAGAAAAGAATAAATTAGAAGTTTTTAGTTATTGTGCCAGTTTTTTTGAAGAAGATAAAGAGTACTCTGAAGTCGAAATTAACGAAGTGATTATGGCATTTTATGATGATTATTCAATTATTCGTCGCTATTTAGTGGATTATCATTTTTTAGAACGAGATAAATATGGGAAAGTATACAAAAAAACAGCTAAGTCATCATAG
- a CDS encoding class I SAM-dependent methyltransferase, with translation MFVEYGKLSTKMYEITKPVGHSIDGDIEYYYEQLKNVQGLILEAGVGTGRMMIPFIQKGLQVEGVDLSREMLNQCQLNMDKADVSGNIYQGDLTKLDLEKQYEAIIMPTGSFCLLPRVIIKDVLTSLRNHLKDKGTLILDIELPAWFNPGEVTVSEFPLSDDEGLLFTSTAQEMDWHEQKVSYIHRYELIEKGIVKETEISNFTLYWYGIKEFEELLRRVGFVDISYRVGYEKNNTASLITFFARN, from the coding sequence ATGTTTGTTGAGTACGGAAAATTAAGCACTAAAATGTATGAGATAACAAAACCTGTTGGCCATTCAATTGATGGCGATATTGAGTATTATTATGAACAACTTAAAAACGTGCAAGGGTTGATTTTGGAAGCTGGTGTAGGAACTGGGCGTATGATGATTCCTTTTATTCAAAAAGGATTGCAAGTAGAAGGGGTTGATTTATCTAGAGAAATGTTAAATCAATGTCAGTTGAATATGGATAAAGCAGACGTTTCTGGCAACATCTACCAAGGTGATTTAACCAAGCTGGATTTAGAAAAGCAGTATGAAGCGATAATTATGCCAACAGGAAGTTTTTGTTTATTACCTAGAGTGATTATAAAAGATGTTTTAACCTCATTAAGAAATCATTTAAAGGATAAAGGAACATTGATTTTAGATATTGAATTACCAGCATGGTTTAATCCAGGAGAAGTTACTGTTTCGGAATTTCCTTTATCAGATGATGAGGGTTTATTATTTACTAGTACTGCACAAGAAATGGATTGGCATGAGCAAAAAGTATCATATATTCATCGATACGAGCTAATTGAAAAAGGAATCGTTAAGGAAACTGAAATTTCTAATTTTACGTTGTACTGGTATGGAATAAAAGAATTTGAAGAATTACTTAGACGCGTTGGTTTTGTTGATATTTCTTATAGAGTAGGTTATGAGAAAAATAATACTGCGTCGTTAATTACTTTTTTTGCAAGAAATTAA
- a CDS encoding YitT family protein gives MKEIKDLFIENEYTEKISMAVINGMLQAVALNMFWQPGHIYASGVTGLGQIIVTLSEDLAQIQLPMSVVLYCLNIPLFILAWFKISKKFTVFTMISVFMTSFFIQIIPVTALSDDPIICAIFGGAICGLGVGLALRGGLSSGGLDIVSVTIRKMTGRNVGSLNIIFNACIIMTSGFLFGWPYAFYSAFSIFVNGKVVDMVFTRQKKMQIMIVTTKPDAVVNEVQKRIRRGITILNNAEGAFNHNQQTILITIITRDQIPVLQVAMRKSDPKAFVSISENVTIMGNFYEPLD, from the coding sequence ATAAAGGAAATTAAAGACCTATTTATTGAAAATGAGTACACAGAAAAAATTTCGATGGCTGTTATTAATGGTATGCTGCAAGCTGTTGCTTTAAATATGTTCTGGCAACCAGGGCATATTTATGCAAGTGGTGTCACTGGTTTAGGGCAAATTATTGTTACTTTGTCAGAAGATTTAGCTCAGATTCAATTACCTATGTCAGTGGTTTTATATTGTTTGAATATCCCGTTATTTATTCTAGCGTGGTTTAAAATCAGTAAGAAATTTACCGTTTTTACAATGATATCTGTTTTTATGACGTCGTTTTTCATTCAGATTATCCCTGTTACGGCTTTATCTGATGACCCAATTATTTGCGCCATTTTTGGTGGGGCAATCTGTGGATTGGGTGTGGGACTTGCTTTAAGAGGCGGTCTATCATCTGGTGGACTAGACATAGTGAGTGTAACGATTAGAAAAATGACTGGTCGAAATGTTGGTTCTTTAAATATTATTTTTAATGCGTGTATTATTATGACTTCTGGTTTTCTTTTTGGTTGGCCATATGCGTTTTACAGTGCTTTTTCTATTTTTGTTAATGGAAAAGTTGTTGATATGGTTTTTACAAGACAAAAGAAAATGCAAATTATGATTGTAACAACAAAACCAGATGCAGTTGTTAATGAGGTGCAAAAAAGAATCCGTCGTGGGATTACGATTCTAAACAACGCGGAAGGAGCGTTTAATCATAATCAACAAACAATACTTATTACTATTATTACTCGTGATCAAATTCCAGTACTCCAAGTAGCTATGAGAAAATCTGATCCAAAAGCATTTGTGAGTATCTCTGAGAATGTCACGATTATGGGTAATTTTTATGAACCTTTAGATTAA
- the aspS gene encoding aspartate--tRNA ligase, which yields MEKRTTYCGLVSSEHLEQEVTVKGWVQKRRDLGGLIFIDLRDREGIVQIVFNPETSKEALEIADKCRSEFVIGVTGKVVKRESAINPNMKTGEFEIIATDIVIYNEAKTPPFVIDDNQTVNEDTRMKYRFMDIRRPEMFNNLKLRHQTSQVMRNFLNDNAFMEVETPFLNKSTPEGARDYLVPSRVHEGHFYALPQSPQTTKQLLMGAGIDKYYQIVRCFRDEDLRGDRQPEFTQVDIETSFLSAEEIQTYTENMLAKVMKEVMGQEVVLPFPRMSYDDAMARFGVDKPDTRFEMELIEMKEAVSDIEFKVFQSALENGGAVKALNAKGVAGNYSRKDMDQLGQWLAQFGAKGLAWVKVEEDGLKGPIAKFLVDHSDKIIEATNAEVGDLLMFVADKKEVVAASLGALRNRLGQELGLIDNDTFNFLWVVDWPLLEYDEEAGRYTAAHHPFTMPKASDVELLKTNPEKVYAEAYDIVLNGYELGGGSLRIYQRDVQEDMFKALGFTKESAQEQFGFLMDALEYGFPPHGGIALGLDRLIMLLAKKDNIREVIAFPKNNRGVDLMTNAPGTVSEIQLEELHLNIATDEK from the coding sequence ATGGAAAAAAGAACAACGTATTGTGGCTTAGTTTCATCTGAGCATTTAGAGCAAGAAGTAACAGTTAAAGGCTGGGTTCAAAAAAGACGTGACCTTGGAGGATTAATCTTTATTGATTTACGTGACCGTGAAGGCATCGTTCAAATCGTCTTCAACCCAGAAACATCAAAAGAAGCTTTAGAAATAGCGGACAAATGCCGTAGCGAGTTTGTTATTGGTGTAACAGGTAAAGTGGTTAAACGTGAAAGTGCGATTAATCCTAATATGAAGACGGGTGAATTTGAAATTATCGCGACGGATATTGTTATTTACAATGAAGCAAAAACACCGCCATTTGTCATTGATGACAATCAAACCGTTAATGAAGATACACGTATGAAATATCGTTTCATGGACATTCGTCGCCCTGAAATGTTTAATAATTTAAAATTACGTCACCAAACAAGTCAAGTGATGCGTAATTTCTTAAACGACAATGCATTTATGGAAGTTGAAACACCTTTCTTAAATAAATCAACACCTGAGGGAGCTCGTGATTATTTGGTGCCTTCTCGTGTCCATGAAGGTCATTTTTATGCACTACCTCAATCACCACAAACAACGAAACAATTGTTAATGGGTGCAGGGATTGATAAATACTACCAAATCGTTCGTTGTTTTAGAGATGAAGATTTACGTGGTGACCGTCAGCCAGAATTTACGCAAGTCGATATTGAAACAAGTTTCTTATCAGCTGAAGAAATTCAAACATACACAGAAAATATGTTAGCAAAAGTTATGAAAGAAGTTATGGGGCAAGAAGTGGTTTTACCATTCCCACGTATGAGTTATGATGACGCGATGGCACGTTTTGGTGTGGATAAACCTGATACTCGTTTTGAGATGGAATTAATTGAAATGAAAGAAGCCGTTTCTGACATCGAATTTAAAGTGTTTCAATCAGCTTTAGAAAACGGTGGTGCTGTCAAAGCCTTAAATGCTAAAGGTGTTGCTGGAAATTATTCAAGAAAAGACATGGATCAATTAGGTCAATGGTTAGCACAATTTGGTGCTAAAGGTCTTGCTTGGGTCAAAGTTGAAGAAGATGGCTTGAAAGGTCCAATCGCTAAATTCTTAGTGGATCATTCAGATAAAATTATTGAGGCAACAAATGCTGAAGTTGGCGATTTATTAATGTTTGTGGCTGATAAAAAAGAAGTCGTCGCAGCTTCATTAGGTGCGTTAAGAAATCGTTTAGGTCAAGAGTTAGGCTTAATTGATAATGATACCTTTAATTTCCTATGGGTCGTTGATTGGCCATTATTAGAGTACGATGAAGAAGCTGGTCGTTACACAGCAGCTCACCATCCATTCACTATGCCAAAAGCAAGTGATGTTGAATTACTTAAAACAAATCCTGAAAAAGTATATGCAGAAGCCTATGATATCGTATTAAATGGTTATGAACTAGGTGGGGGATCTTTAAGAATTTACCAACGTGACGTTCAAGAAGATATGTTTAAAGCGCTAGGATTCACAAAAGAATCAGCTCAAGAACAGTTTGGTTTCTTAATGGATGCTTTAGAATATGGTTTCCCACCACATGGAGGAATCGCTTTAGGATTAGACCGTTTAATCATGTTGCTTGCTAAAAAAGATAACATTCGTGAAGTCATTGCCTTCCCTAAAAATAATCGAGGGGTGGATTTAATGACAAATGCACCAGGTACTGTGTCAGAGATTCAATTAGAAGAGTTACATTTGAATATTGCAACGGACGAAAAATAG